One genomic window of Lytechinus variegatus isolate NC3 chromosome 1, Lvar_3.0, whole genome shotgun sequence includes the following:
- the LOC121416032 gene encoding trans-L-3-hydroxyproline dehydratase-like: MVDAVIAKSPFKIHTMEMNVGGDPLRIVVSGYPEMKGDTLLERYRFTRDHLDHIRRAIILEPRGHYDMWGAIPIKPDNPEAHIGACYLNAEGYNFMCGHATIGLARYTVDSGLVEKTSPETQLNIQLPCGLLKAYVEYNEETKTTGRTRFTSVPAFLWEKDAEIEVPGFGKVKVDVSFGGVFYVLVSTSQLGLDIVKSPLRDLKDAGIAITKATNDAISVQHPENPDINCIVGTILTDGKETPDTDTTYNLLVYGDQGMIARAPCGSGTVSRVAMQYQKGLTDLNQPRYYKSRWGSSFIAKAVETTKVGDRDAVRIEVSGRGHYIGQNTFFFEENDEMGKGFMVD, from the exons ATGGTTGATGCAGTGATCGCCAAGAGTCCGTTTAAGATCCACACAATGGAGATGAACGTTGGTGGAGATCCTCTGCGGATTGTTGTCTCTGGTTATCCTGAAATGAAGGGTGACACCCTCCTGGAGAGGTATCGCTTCACTCGGGATCACTTGGATCACATCCGAAGGGCCATCATCCTTGAGCCAAGGGGTCACTACGACATGTGGGGAGCCATCCCCATCAAGCCAGACAACCCTGAGGCACACATTGGAGCGTGCTACCTTAACGCAGAAGGGTACAATTTCATGTGCGGTCACGCCACCATTGGTCTTGCCAGATATACCGTCGATTCTGGCTTGGTCGAAAAGACGTCCCCTGAGACACAGCTGAACATCCAACTGCCTTGCGGTCTACTGAAAGCTTATGTGGAATACAACGAAGAGACGAAAACAACGGGCAGAACAAGATTCACCAGCGTTCCCGCCTTTTTGTGGGAAAAGG ATGCTGAGATAGAGGTTCCTGGGTTCGGAAAGGTCAAAGTAGACGTCAGCTTTGGTGGTGTCTTCTATGTTCTTGTCTCCACCAGCCAGCTTGGATTGGACATTGTTAAGTCGCCTCTTAGAGACCTCAAGGATGCCGGGATAGCTATCACCAAGGCAACAAATGATGCGATTTCAGTACAGCACCCAGAGAACCCGGATATAAACTGCATCGTCGGGACTATTTTAACGGACGGCAAAGAAACACCCGATACGGACACCACTTACAACTTGCTGGTTTACGGTGATCAGGGCATG ATTGCTCGAGCCCCATGTGGATCTGGGACGGTGTCTCGAGTCGCCATGCAATACCAGAAAGGATTGACTGATCTCAATCAACCAAGGTACTACAAGAGCCGCTGGGGATCCTCCTTCATCGCCAAGGCCGTGGAGACAACCAAAGTGGGAGATAGAGATGCCGTCCGAATCGAGGTTTCTGGAAGAGGTCATTACATTGGACAAAATACGTTCTTCTTTGAAGAGAACGACGAGATGGGCAAAGGTTTCATGGTTGATTGA